One Paenibacillus sp. SYP-B4298 genomic window, TGCTCTGCGGCTGGCAGAACTTCCAGCTCGGGCAGCCTGCAGAGCAGGTTATATTTGTGCTGCTCGGACACCAGTCCCAGCAAGCCGCGCGCCTTGGCTTCGCCCTGAGCGACCGCCATGTCCCAGCCTGCAAAGTTGCTGGAGCCGACATAGCCGATCTGCCCGCTAGCCGCAGCATGCTCAAATGCGTTCCATAGCTCCGCCCAGGAAACATTGCGATCGACGTGATGCATCTGATACAGCTCGATATGATCGGTCTTCAGCCGCTTGAGCGAGCCTTCCAGATGACGGCGCAGCTTATAGGCGGACAGTCCGCGTTCCCCGTTAGGTCCATCTGTCTTGTCCTGCATATCCCCATAAAACTTAGTTGCCAGCACGGTTCTTGCACGACGTCCGCCGCCCAGCTTGAACCAACGTCCGATTATTTTCTCCGTGCGTCCTGCATTTTCGCCCCAGCCATAAATATTCGCCGTATCAAAAAAATTAATCCCTGCATCCAGCGCAGCATCCATAATGCGAAAGGCTTCC contains:
- a CDS encoding aldo/keto reductase, producing the protein MEYTTLGRSGLKVSRLCLGTMNFGVDTDEKEAFRIMDAALDAGINFFDTANIYGWGENAGRTEKIIGRWFKLGGGRRARTVLATKFYGDMQDKTDGPNGERGLSAYKLRRHLEGSLKRLKTDHIELYQMHHVDRNVSWAELWNAFEHAAASGQIGYVGSSNFAGWDMAVAQGEAKARGLLGLVSEQHKYNLLCRLPELEVLPAAEHLGIGIIPWSPLDGGLLAGNWHRGGAGKRSGDPKRLDKHREQLEAFSALCDELGAREDTVALAWLLANPAVTAPIIGVRTLEQFQRSLKAVELKLDEQALARLDEIFPGPGGDAPRAYAW